In one window of Nocardiopsis aegyptia DNA:
- a CDS encoding M14 family zinc carboxypeptidase yields the protein MTPDHPSRPGHCDRPRHRAPLAALLVGTVLGTSMIALASPASAQPGEANCGTNTGDTGGPSWTDHAELDRELHALERRRGDVLEVESIGGSHQGRDIWSARVGTGPQTLLVTSEIHGNEKTGTEALLKLLDTMSANTPQARRLRDQVTVVAVPKMNPDAGELDRRGNDRTWDDVVADFPQLEGAEPAWNYYDRPIQGDDYGARPGFDVNRDFNPDLSYTPDPDDLPGRSDQPGWFLHPESQAVRDLYVDLTEERGEVDVYIDLHHQGPCYQDDQNGDWVNLSISADFVPDPNTPEGEKYAEYANRYDFDLSRQVNLAVYDELNSYGNSGFDNITLYQQNLDLPGTALGSFALNGSGTMLFEVRGQTQSWGARQRGRLITTVERGLEAVVEGLADGTLDDTDPERYHSIPGH from the coding sequence TTGACCCCCGACCACCCCAGCCGCCCCGGTCACTGCGACCGCCCACGCCACCGCGCGCCCCTCGCCGCCCTGCTCGTCGGCACCGTGCTCGGAACCTCGATGATCGCGCTCGCCTCCCCCGCCTCCGCGCAGCCGGGCGAGGCGAACTGCGGCACCAACACCGGAGACACCGGCGGCCCGTCGTGGACCGACCACGCCGAGCTGGACCGCGAACTGCACGCCCTCGAACGCCGGCGCGGCGACGTGCTGGAGGTCGAGTCGATCGGCGGCTCCCACCAGGGGCGCGACATCTGGTCGGCGCGCGTGGGTACCGGCCCGCAGACCCTGCTGGTCACCAGTGAGATCCACGGCAACGAGAAGACCGGCACCGAGGCGCTGCTCAAGCTCCTGGACACCATGAGCGCCAACACCCCGCAGGCCCGTCGACTGCGCGACCAGGTCACCGTGGTGGCGGTGCCCAAGATGAACCCCGACGCCGGCGAACTGGACCGGCGCGGCAACGACCGCACATGGGACGACGTCGTGGCCGACTTCCCCCAGTTGGAGGGGGCCGAGCCCGCCTGGAACTACTACGACCGGCCGATCCAGGGCGACGACTACGGAGCGCGCCCCGGTTTCGACGTCAACCGCGACTTCAACCCGGACCTGTCCTACACGCCCGACCCCGACGACCTCCCCGGGCGCTCCGACCAGCCCGGCTGGTTCCTGCACCCCGAGTCCCAGGCGGTCCGCGACCTCTACGTGGACCTCACCGAGGAGCGGGGCGAGGTGGACGTCTACATCGACCTGCACCACCAGGGCCCCTGCTACCAGGACGACCAGAACGGGGACTGGGTGAACCTGTCCATCTCCGCCGACTTCGTCCCGGACCCGAACACCCCCGAAGGCGAGAAGTACGCCGAGTACGCCAACCGGTACGACTTCGACCTCTCCCGCCAGGTCAACCTCGCGGTGTACGACGAGCTCAACTCCTACGGCAACTCGGGCTTCGACAACATCACGCTCTACCAGCAGAACCTCGACCTGCCCGGCACGGCGCTGGGCTCCTTCGCGCTGAACGGCAGCGGCACCATGCTCTTCGAGGTGCGCGGCCAGACGCAGAGCTGGGGTGCCCGCCAGCGCGGCCGGCTCATCACGACGGTCGAGCGCGGACTGGAGGCGGTGGTCGAAGGCCTCGCCGACGGGACCCTGGACGACACCGACCCCGAGCGGTACCACTCCATCCCCGGACACTGA
- a CDS encoding AMP-binding protein: MLLGAAADHGLAVRVGDEGLDREALWAAAAAVAERIAGAGAVAVHGEASLRTVVAVVGGLLAGVPVVPVPADSGFAERRHIVRDSGAALWLGRPQEGVDVPVLPVDPSERSGYSLPEPPPEATALIMYTSGTTGPPKGVVLSRRAVAADLDALADAWSWTADDVLVHGLPLFHVHGLVLGLLGALRVGSPLLHTVRPTPGAYAAAARAIDGLDRSGGSGLSGGSNGLGRSGGSGGLGGPTGAASPGAGRGRRRSGLFFGVPTVWSRIVRDGAAARDLAGARLLVSGSASLPDPVAEGLRAATGHIPVERYGMTESLITLAARADAPRRTGWVGTALTGVETRLRGEHGEPVPSDGESIGELQVRGATLFDGYLHLPEATAAAWTDDGWFRTGDAVVLDEQGRHRVVGRMSVDMIKSGGYRIGAGEVESVLLGHPAVREAAVVGEADDDLGQRIVAYLVGDGIDPAAVIEFVAARLSVHKRPREVRVVDALPRNAMGKVQKKLLHGTGR; encoded by the coding sequence ATGCTGCTGGGTGCCGCTGCGGACCACGGACTCGCGGTGCGGGTCGGCGACGAGGGACTCGACCGTGAGGCCCTCTGGGCGGCGGCCGCCGCCGTGGCGGAGCGGATCGCCGGAGCCGGAGCCGTCGCCGTGCACGGCGAGGCCTCGCTGCGCACGGTCGTCGCGGTCGTCGGCGGCCTGCTGGCCGGCGTGCCCGTGGTGCCGGTCCCGGCCGACTCCGGATTCGCCGAGCGCCGCCACATCGTGCGCGACTCGGGTGCCGCCCTGTGGCTGGGGCGACCCCAGGAGGGCGTCGACGTGCCCGTACTCCCCGTCGACCCGTCCGAGCGCTCCGGCTACTCGCTCCCCGAGCCCCCGCCCGAGGCCACCGCGCTGATCATGTACACCTCCGGCACAACGGGACCTCCCAAGGGCGTCGTCCTGTCCCGGCGGGCCGTGGCAGCCGACCTGGACGCGCTCGCCGACGCGTGGTCCTGGACGGCGGACGACGTCCTGGTGCACGGCCTGCCGCTGTTCCACGTGCACGGCCTGGTCCTGGGCCTGCTCGGCGCGCTGCGTGTGGGCAGCCCGCTGCTGCACACGGTCCGGCCCACCCCGGGCGCCTACGCCGCCGCGGCACGCGCGATCGACGGCCTCGACCGTTCCGGCGGTTCCGGGCTCTCCGGCGGTTCCAACGGCCTCGGTCGTTCCGGCGGTTCCGGCGGCCTCGGCGGCCCCACCGGGGCCGCCTCCCCCGGCGCGGGCCGTGGACGGCGCCGGTCGGGACTGTTCTTCGGTGTGCCGACCGTGTGGTCGCGGATCGTCCGCGACGGTGCCGCCGCCCGTGACCTGGCCGGCGCGCGCCTGCTGGTCTCGGGCAGTGCGTCGCTCCCCGACCCGGTGGCCGAGGGCCTGCGGGCGGCGACCGGGCACATCCCGGTCGAGCGGTACGGCATGACGGAGTCGCTGATCACCCTCGCCGCACGCGCCGACGCACCGCGCCGCACCGGCTGGGTGGGCACCGCGCTGACCGGCGTCGAGACACGGCTGCGCGGTGAGCACGGGGAGCCGGTGCCGTCCGACGGCGAGAGCATCGGCGAGCTCCAGGTGCGCGGAGCGACCCTCTTCGACGGGTACCTCCACCTGCCGGAGGCCACGGCGGCGGCCTGGACGGACGACGGCTGGTTCCGCACGGGCGACGCGGTGGTCCTCGACGAGCAGGGCCGGCACCGGGTGGTGGGGCGCATGTCGGTCGACATGATCAAGTCCGGCGGCTACCGGATCGGCGCGGGCGAGGTCGAGTCGGTGCTGCTCGGCCACCCCGCCGTACGCGAGGCGGCCGTGGTGGGCGAGGCCGACGACGACCTGGGTCAGCGCATCGTCGCCTACCTGGTCGGCGACGGCATCGACCCGGCCGCGGTGATCGAGTTCGTGGCCGCGCGGCTGTCGGTGCACAAGCGCCCGCGCGAGGTCCGGGTGGTCGACGCTCTGCCGCGCAACGCCATGGGCAAGGTGCAGAAGAAGCTCCTGCACGGGACGGGCCGCTGA
- a CDS encoding DUF1330 domain-containing protein has protein sequence MAVDPSGSALKDLLADGREGPVVMLNLLRFAPGGRASYEEYSRKAGRFLKKYGAELLYAGDGLAPLVAEDGQDWDAVLVVRYPSREVFGRMIADPEYQKITHLRTNALSEAVLQPTTPWGSRRDS, from the coding sequence ATGGCCGTCGACCCCTCAGGAAGCGCTCTCAAGGACCTGCTCGCCGACGGGCGGGAAGGGCCCGTCGTCATGCTCAACCTCCTACGCTTCGCCCCCGGTGGACGCGCGTCCTATGAGGAGTACTCGCGCAAGGCGGGCCGCTTCCTGAAGAAGTACGGGGCGGAACTGCTCTACGCCGGTGACGGGCTGGCGCCCCTGGTCGCCGAGGACGGTCAGGACTGGGACGCGGTCCTGGTCGTGCGCTATCCGAGCCGCGAGGTGTTCGGCCGCATGATCGCCGACCCGGAGTACCAGAAGATCACCCACCTGCGCACCAACGCCCTGTCGGAGGCCGTGCTCCAGCCCACCACGCCCTGGGGTTCGCGCCGCGACTCCTGA